GTGATGTGGGCGGCGGAGTACTCCTCGGAGGACACCGACGCGTTCCCGGTCCTGCTCGGGCCGGCGACCGCGGCCGATCTGGAGGCTCAGGAATCGACCAAGAAGGTCAAGGCCCGCACCCTGGTGGCCAGCCGGAAGCTCATCCGCGAGCACGGCCTGCCGATGAAGGTGCTGGCGGTCGATCCGCAACCGGCCAACAACAAGACGGTCATCTACTACTCCTCACCGGAGACGGTCGACTTCCGGTCGCTGCTCCGCGACCTGTCGGCCACCCTCGGGTCGCGGGTGGAGCTGCTCCAGCTGGCCGCGCGGGATTCGGTCCGGGTCACCGGCGCCATCGGTTCGTGCGGCCGGGACACCTGCTGCTCCACCTTCCTCAAGGACTACGAGCCGATCACCCTGGCCATGGCCCGCGACCAGGACCTGCCGGCGAACCCGATGCGGATCTCCGGGGCCTGCGGGCGGCTGATGTGCTGCCTGAAGTACGAGCACCCGCTGTACCAGGACTTCAAGGCGACCACTCCGGCCGTGGGCGAACCGGTCGATTCGCCCGAAGGCCCGGGAGTGGTTGTCTCGCACTCGGTTCCCGGGGAGTCAGTGGTCATCCGCCTCGCCTCGGACGGCAGCAAACAGGTCTGCCCGAAGGCGTCGGTGTGCAGCGCCCGCAAGGCGTACGACTCCCGTCCGAAG
This window of the Nakamurella panacisegetis genome carries:
- a CDS encoding PSP1 domain-containing protein, which encodes MGMVCAVTFTANGQLHYADPGGLHVEVGDHVLLPTDRGPVVAQVMWAAEYSSEDTDAFPVLLGPATAADLEAQESTKKVKARTLVASRKLIREHGLPMKVLAVDPQPANNKTVIYYSSPETVDFRSLLRDLSATLGSRVELLQLAARDSVRVTGAIGSCGRDTCCSTFLKDYEPITLAMARDQDLPANPMRISGACGRLMCCLKYEHPLYQDFKATTPAVGEPVDSPEGPGVVVSHSVPGESVVIRLASDGSKQVCPKASVCSARKAYDSRPKH